The segment gtgcgttgagatcgtccgcacagacacgtagagatcgtccgtgtcggtatatggacctcgcgagtcccccatgggtcatgatctctcgatgtatttccgagaagtatcatatatatacggttgagtgtgtactgggtattctgagacaatTTATTACATGGTGttatattgcattgcatttcatcacatcatttatttgatgattatgtgttttgtttgGCGTTTGGAAAATACTTGATGTTGATTAcgtttattgatgaaacttaaatagtgagtgtaatatatatatatatatatatatatatatatatatatatatatatatacttatataatttaagaatttattttgttttataaactcccgtcactactttttcgttgtcggtcaatgagacatactgggtacacgtggtttcgtactcatactacgcttgttgcactctttgtggtgcagattcgattccgagtaggagcacatctcgtggagcaaattgagtctggcttgaagttcttggagttgtggtgagctgttTGGCTGTTCCGtagcccacacctccctctatcttttacgtATTCTGTTATTTAGTGTTCAGATAGGATATCCCTTaagttagatttgtcattttagtttcaaaCTTGCATCGTATtctagaagctcttgtacttaagacaccaattcttggggtgatatattttagcttttgcatttcgtacttataagggaCTCAATGTTCGAGATTCTTGCTAAGTGTTAGactttttactcatttgttggtttagttgggttaatatgttgtgttggcttacctattggttgggaacataggtgccatgaCGACTTGAAaaatttgggtcatgacaaatttggtatcagagcgctaggttcatcggtctcaagagtacaagagcaatgtctagtagagtcttgcggatctGTATGAAGACGTTtatacctatcttcgagaggctataggacatttaggaaatattctgttcttttattcattatcgTGCATacttgaccttgtagaaattctaatcttgatatctcattctctctcagATGGCAAGGAATCGTACATCGGTAAGTGGTGGTCAGGATCCTATTCATGCGCCTGCTTCTGGGAACACTGTCTGAGGTAGAGGTAGGAGACGAGCTCGAGATCGGGGTAGGGGCCGTGTTGCAGCACCTGTGGATGTTCAAGTACCAGTAGCTACCCAGGGTCGTGATAGGACCGTACCTCTTGATGCAGAGGTtattcatggggatgtgcaagatcgtgtcgagggggatgggccaGCTCAGGCTGCACCCAGTACTATTGTCCCCccagtgcttcaagataccttggctcgtatgttaggaatcctagaggggatggcccaggcaggagctttgcctgtcacttctgatggctcacagacccgtgttggaggtcaaactccaAATCCGATAGTTGCTCCAGATTCTCAGACTCCCAGGACTCAGCCAGCTGCTGTTGTGGCTCctcgtttggatagtatggagtttccagatatgacatcacatttggtgaacaggccttctatgactattgatgagcaaaagatgtttggtaggttcagactaatgaatcctcctacttatactggtgacttagctgaggatgcatatgagtttatagttagttgtcatgagaggttgcataatcctggattagtggagtctcatggagttgactacacagcgtttcagatgactggctctactaagcagtggtggagggattatattagtagtaggccagctggatcccatccactatcctggactcagtttactcaggtatttctatccaaatttattccacgcagtgagagggagcgcaagagggccgattttgagggtttgcagcaaaatggtatgtcagttgcagagtatgagggtaaatttcatgccttggctaggcatgcttcgatgatactttccacagaggctgagagagtgaagaggtttgttaaggggctgATTATTCTAATTCGTCTAGGAGTTTCTCAGGTTGCTGCTTCTGGTGTTTCATTCTAGAAAGTGGTAGATGTtgctaaggagttggagatgattcgacgtgagggatttgagcagcgagagggcaagaggactcgttattcaggtgattatggtggtgctccTCCAAGGAGTCGGGGTTACTTGGGCAGAAGTTATCACCCTCAGTCCAGCAGACCCATTCAGGCTGCTATACCAGCGTCTGAGGCTGGTTACACTGGGCATAACTCTTCGAGCTTGGTACATACTTCgcagggttcatcttctagacctgtAGTTCGTGGAGGGCATTCTGGTCATTCAGGTTCCTCTCATCAGCCTGCTTTTCGTAGGGGTTGctttgagtgtggtgatatgggacactttgtgagagactgccctaggaccagatgtggtggcttacatcagggttctcaggattcgacttccagggctgcacaacctccagctaggggtggtgcacagaatggtagaggtggttctcattcaggtagaggtggttctccttctggtcgaggtggtggtcgtggaggttcacaatctgatggaggtcgttctcactgttatgcttttccaggtAGGCCAAAGGCTGAAGCCtaagatgttgttatcacatgtattattccggtttgtcatcgaccagctactgtattatttgatccaggctctacttattcttatgtgtccacatattttgctcctagtctggatatattgtgtgagtctcttgatttgccaatacgtgtttctactcctgtcggggattctgtagttgtagatcgggtgtatcgtttatgtactgttactttgatggggtgtgacactcatgcagatttaaaggtcttagatatgatagattttgatgtgattcttggtatggattggttatcttcttaccacgcaattttaaattgtcatgccaagaccatcactttagctatgcctggaattcctatagtagaatggagaggtactcttagtcatccttctaagggtgtgatatcattccttaaggctcgtcagttggtacagagaggatgtttggcGTACTTGGCCCACATTCGAGATACTAGTATTGAGACTCCTATGATTGAGTCTATTccagtagtgagtgaattttcagaagTATTTCCGACCGATTTGTCAGGTCTTCCACCTGAacgtgatattgatttttgtattgatgtggagccaggcactcggcctatctccattcctccttatcgtatggcactggctgaattgaaagagttgaaaaagCAGTTGCAGGATTTTttgagcaaaggttttattagaccaagtgtatctccttggggtgctccaatgttatttgtgaagaagaaagatggatctaCGCGTATATGTATTgactatcggcagttgaacaaggtaaccatcagaaataagtatccgatacctcgtattgatgatttatttgatcagttacagggtgcttcagttttctccaaaattgacttgagatctggctatcatcagctgaaggttagggcggaggatatccctaagacggcTTTTCAAACACGTaatggtcattacgagtttttggtgatgtctttcggattgactaatgccccagcaGCTTTTATGGACTAGATGAATGGCGTGTTCAGACCgtatttagattcctttgttattgtcttcatagatgatatattgatatactcacgcactaaggaggaacatgagcatcatttgaggattgttcttgggattctaaaggagaagaagctGTATGCAAAGTTTttaaagtgtgagttttggcttagttcggtagcaATCTTGGGACATatagtgtccaaggagggtatcatggtggatcctaagaagattgaggcggttagagattgggtcagacctacttcagttactgagattcggagtttcttaggccttgcaggttattattgacggtttgttgagggtttctcatccattgcatctccattaactagattgacacagaaagaggtgacttttcagtggtctgacgaatgtgaggttagtttccaaaagctcaagactttattgactactgcttcgattttgaccctacccgtggagggagagggttttgttgtatattgtgatgcttctcggatTGGttttggttgtgtgttgatgcagaagggaagggtgatagcatatgcttcgaggcagttaaaggttcatgagaagaactacccaattcatgatttagagttggcgtctgttgtgtttgcattaaagatttggaggcattatctttatagtgtgcattgtgaggtaatcacggatcatcgtagtctccagtatatattcaatcagagggatctcaatttgaggcagaggagatggttgGAATTGCTCAAAGACTGcgatatgactattctttatcatccaGGCAAGGCAAATattgtagcagatgccttgagtcggaaggcgataagtatgggtagtctagccaTGTTACAGGTTGGCGAGCGTCCTTTAgctagggatgtccaatccttggccaatagctttgtgagacttgatatttcagaatctggtaaggtgttggcttatatggaggctaggtcatccttgttggagcagattcgggctcaacagtttgatgatggtgatttatgtaagattagggacaaggtgttaaaaggagaagccaaggctgcaattcttgatagtgagggagttttgaggattaaaggtcgtatatgtgttcctcgtacaggtgatttgactagattgatcatggaggaggctcatagttcgaggtactccattcatccggggGATACTAAGATTtatcgtgacttgaagcaacactattggttgtgtcgtatgaagagggacatagtagattttgtatctcgatgtttgaattgtcagcaagtgaagtatgaacaccaaaagcttggaggtatgactcagaggatgcccatacctgag is part of the Solanum lycopersicum chromosome 1, SLM_r2.1 genome and harbors:
- the LOC138340823 gene encoding uncharacterized protein, which codes for MLGILEGMAQAGALPVTSDGSQTRVGGQTPNPIVAPDSQTPRTQPAAVVAPRLDSMEFPDMTSHLVNRPSMTIDEQKMFGRFRLMNPPTYTGDLAEDAYEFIVSCHERLHNPGLVESHGVDYTAFQMTGSTKQWWRDYISSRPAGSHPLSWTQFTQVFLSKFIPRSERERKRADFEGLQQNGMSVAEYEGKFHALARHASMILSTEAERVKRFVKGLIILIRLGVSQVAASGVSF